The Couchioplanes caeruleus nucleotide sequence GCGTCCCCAGCCGCTTCGCGACCACGCCCTCGAGGCTGTTCTCCCGGGCGGCCGCCGCCGTCGCCGCGCCGTCGGGGAAGGCCGGTGGCACCATCCACGGCCCCGCGCCCAGGTCGAGCCGCTCGAGGCGGGCGCGGCGCTCCTCGTACGGCAGGTCCAGCAGCCAGGCGCCGTCGTACCGGAGCAGGTCGAAGATCATGTACGTGGCCGGCAGCGTCACGGCCAGCCGGGCAGCCTTCCCGGTGTCCCGGACGTGCATGCGCTCGGCGAGCGAGGTGAACGAGGGCCGCCCCGCCGCGTCGAGCACCACCATCTCGCCGTCAAGCACCGTGTCGGGCGGCAGCGCGAGCGCCGTGAGCTCGGGATAGGCCGGGGTCACGGACGCGCCGGAACGGGCCCACAGCTGCGGCGGCCCGCCGGCGGCGAAGGAGGCCAGCACGCGGACGCCGTCCCACTTGAACTCGTAGCTCCACCCCGCGCCGGCCGGCAGTGGCCCCGCGGTCGCGAGCATGGGAGACAGGGGCGCGCCCGGCACCTGATCACCTTAGGCACGAGCGAACACCTTACGCAGGCGTCTCACTAATGCCATCCTTGATCGAGGCGCAGCTCACGGGGGTAGGAGGCGAGTATGCGAGCGATCTGGAAGGGCGCGGTCTCGTTCGGCCTGGTGTCGATCGCCGTCAAGCTCTACTCGGCCACCGAGGAGAAGGACATCCGGTTCCACCAGGTGCACCGCACCGACGGCGGCCGGATCAAGTACCAGCGGACCTGCTCGATCGACGGCGAGGTGGTCAGCTACGACGACATCGCCAAGGGGTACGACATCGGCGGCGGCGAGATGGTCATCCTGACCGACGAGGACTTCGCCGAGCTCCCGCTCACCACGTCCCGGGCGATCGACGTGCTGCAGTTCGTACCGGCCGAGCAGATCGACCCGCTGCTGTTCGCGAAGTCGTACTACCTCGAGCCCGAGGGCCAGGCGGCGAAGCCGTACGTGCTGCTCCGCGACGCCCTGACCGAGGCCGACCGGGTGGCGATCGTCAAGATCGCGCTGCGCCAGCGGGAGCAGCTCGCGACCCTGCGCGTCCACGACGACGTGCTGGTCCTCAACACCATGCTCTGGCCCGACGAGGTACGCACCCCCGACTTCGGCTTCCTCGACGACGACATCGAGACCCGGCCGGCCGAGCTGGCGATGGCGAGCTCCCTGATCGACTCGATGGCCGGCAGCTTCAAGCCCGAGGAGTTCACCGACAACTACCGGGCCGCGCTGCAGGAGGTCATCGACGCCAAGGTCGAGGGCCGCGAGGTCGTCGCCCCGGAGGAGGCCGAGGAGGCACCGGCTGCCGCGGTGGACCTGATGGCGGCGCTGAAGGCGTCGGTCGAGCGGGCCAAGGCCGCCCGCGGGGAGGCCGCGGAGGCCACCCCCATCAAGAAGGCGGCTCCAGCGAAGAAGGCAGCCGCCAAGAAGACCACCGCCGCGAAGAAGACCACACCCGCCAAGAAAGCGGCGAAGAAGGCCTCCTGACTAGGGTGGTCCTGTGGCATTGACGTGGGCTGAGTCTTATCTGGGCCGGGTACGCACCAGCGTCGGCGACACCGACACCCTGCTGTTCGTGGGGGCGCGCGGGGTCATCCTCGACGAGCAGGGGCGCCTGCTGCTGATCCAGCGCTCCGACAACCGCCGCTGGGCGATCCCGGCGGGCGCCATGGAGCTCGGCGAGAGCATGGAGGAGTGCGCGATCCGGGAGGTGTGGGAGGAGACCGGGCTGCGGGCCACCTCGCTGACGCCGTTCGCGTTCTACAGCGCGTACACGTACACCAACGAGTGGGGTCACACGTACCAGCAGATCCTCATGTCCTTCCGGATCCACACCTGGGAGGGTGAGCTGCAGAAGGTGACCGAGGAATCGGTCGACGCCGGGTTCTTCCCGCTGGAGGCGCTGCCCGGCCCCAAGTCGATGGTCATCGACGAGACGCTGGCCGATCTCGCCGCCTTCGAGTCCACCGGGCGCATGGTTCTGAAATAGGCTCGCCCGCGCCGGACGCCGCGGGCAGGATGCGGGACGTGACCGACCGGCCCCGGCGGCGGCTGGGGCTCGACCTCACCCCGCTGCGCACCTCCCGCGACTTCCGCCTCGTGTTCTTCGGCGGCTCGGTGTCGGGCATCGGGTCGTTCATCACGTACGTCACGATCCCCTACCAGGTCGCCCGGCTCACCGACGATCCGCTGATGGTGGGGCTGCTCGGCGTCTGTGAGCTCGTACCCCTGCTGGTGATGGCCTTCGTGGGCGGCGCACTCGCCGACTTCCTGGACCGTCGCCTGCTGGTCCGCGGCGGCGAGCTCGCCCTCGCCGGGCTCTGCGCCGTCCTGCTGCTCAACGCCCTCGGCGACCGGCCGCACCTGTGGCTGCTGTTCCTGGTGGCGGCCCTGACCGCCACGGTCGACGGCATCCAGCGGCCGGCCCTGGAGGCGATGGTCCCCCGCCTGGTCCGGCGGGAGGAGCTGCCGGCCACGATGGCGCTGCGCGGGCTCGGCATGCAGGTGGCCCAGCTCGGCGGCCCGGCCCTGGCGGGCGTCCTGATCGCGTCGGTCGACCTCACCCTGGTGTACGCGTTCGACCTCGCCACCTTCGCGTTCTCGGTGACCTGTCTGACGCTCGTGAAGGCGGTTCCGCCGCCGCCCGACGCGGACCGGCCGTCCCTGCGTTCGGTGGCCACCGGCCTGCGGTACGCCCGCAGCCGCCAGGAGCTGCTCGGCACGTACCTCGTCGACATCAACGCCATGTTCTTCGGCATGCCGCAGGCGCTGTACCCGTTCCTGGCCACCCAGCTAGGCGGTCCGCGCGTCCTCGGCCTGCTCTACGCGGCCCCGGCCGCCGGCGCCCTGCTGGCCACGCTCGCCTCCGGCTGGACCGGCCGCGTACACCGGCACGGCCTCATGGTGATCATCGCCGCCGCGCTGTGGGGCGTCGGCATCGTCGGTGCCGGACTGTCGGACATGCTCTGGCTGACGCTCTTCTGCCTGGCCTTCGCGGGTGCCGCGGACATGATCTCCGGCATCTTCCGCATGGTGATCTGGAGCCAGACCATCCCGGACCACCTGCGGGGCCGGCTCGCCGGCATCGAGATGCTGTCGTACACGACCGGCCCGCTGCTGGGCCAGCTCCGGTCGGGCCTGATGGCCCGCGGCCGGCTGGGCGTCCCGGGCTCGATCTGGGTGGGCGGCGTGCTCTGCATCATCGGTACGGCCGCCCTGGCCCTCGCCCTGCCCAAATTCGTCCGGTACGACGCCAGAGATCACCTGACCCCCACCGCCTCCTGAGCCCAGCCGCCTCTTCGGTTCAGCCGCCGAGCAGCCCCGCGGCGATCCGGATGGCCGGGCGGTGCACCACGTCGGCCATCGACAGCTCGCCGCGGCAGAACTTCTCGAACGCGCGCCATCCGATCGGCGTCCGCATCGCCGTGTGCATGAGCCGCTGATGCTGCTCGAACACCCGCAGCAGCCGCCGACCCGCCGCCATCTCCGGCGCCAGATGCCGCTCGACCAGCGCGTCGTACTCGGCCAGCCCGTCCGGGGCATCCGCGCGGGCGGCCACCTCCCCCGCCCACGTCCCCGAGCGCAGCGCGAAGCTGATGCCCTCCCGGGTCCACGGCTCGAGCAGACCGGCGGCGTCGCCGACGACGATGACGCGGCCCCGGCGCACCGGCGAGCCCGCGCTGCGGCACCGGGTCAGATGCCCGGAGTCGCGGACGACCCGGCGGTCCTGGAGGCCGAGCTGCGCAAGGAACTGCGACAGGTACTGCTTGGTCTCGGCGCCTCTGCCCTTCGCCATGATGACGCCCACCGTGAGCTCGTCGTCCTTCGGGAAGACCCACCCGTACGAGCCCGGCACCGGACCCCAGTCGAGCACGACACGCCCGCGGTACGCCGCCCGGTCCGCGGCCGTGGCGGCCACCTCGACCTCCAGCCCCAGGTCCTGCTGGTCGAACGTGACCCCGACGTGCCGGGAGCTGATCGCCGCGGAGCCGTCGGCGCCGATGACCGTACGGGCCCGGACGACCTCCCCGCCGGCCAGCACCACAGTGGCCGACGCCTCGTCCTGGTCGATGGCCCGGACCTGGGCGTTCTGGCGTACGTGCGTCCCGGCCGCCACCGCCGCCTTGTACCAGGCGAAGTCGAAGTCGTCGCGCCGGACCATCGTCAGCAGCGGGCGCGGCGACCGGCGGGTGACGCCGTGCCGCCCCCGGTCGGTGAAGGTGATCGCGGTGATCGTGTCGCGGGCCGGCACGGTCAGCCGCGGTCCGGCGAGCCCGAGGGACGTGCCGATCAGCCCGCCCCCGCAGGTCTTGTAGCGCGGGTGCTCCGCGCGTTCCAGCACGATCGTCCGGGCCCCGGCCGACGCCGCCGCATGGGCCGCCGCCAGGCCTCCCGGACCGCCGCCGACCACGGCCACGTCCCACTCCGCCACCACGTGCGCGAGTCTAACGATCAGCGCTGTGTACATCCGTACACTAGATATGTACGCTCGTACGCATGACCGGCCCCAGCATGCGTGAGCGGATGCTCGCGGGAGAGCTCTACATCGCCGATGACCCGGAGCTGTTCCGCGACATGGAACGGGCCACCTCCCTGCGGCACCGCATCAACACGATGGATCCCACCGACCGCCCGACGCTCCGCGCCCTGTTCACCGAGCTCCTCGGCGCGTACGGCGAGGACAGCGAGATCCGGCCGCCCTTCAGCTGCGACTACGGCTACCAGACCTTCATCGGCGCCCGCACCTTCGCCAACTTCGGCCTGATGTGCCTCGACGTCGCCCGCATCACGATCGGCGACGACGTCCAGATCGGCCCGAACGTGCAGCTGCTCACGCCGACCCACCCGGTCGCGGCCGGTCCCCGCCGGCAGAAGTGGGAGGCCGCCCTTCCGATCACCATCGGCGACAACGTCTGGCTGGGCGGCGGCGCCATCGTGCTGCCCGGCGTCACCATCGGCGACAACACGGTGGTCGGCGCGGGCGCCGTCGTAACCCGCGACCTCCCTGCGAACGTCGTGGCGGTCGGCAACCCGGCCCGCATCATCCGCGAGGTCGAGCCGTGACCGCCCCGGTGCCCGCCCGCAAGCTTTCGAAAGGCCCGGCCTTGACCGCCCCGTCGCGCCCGGTGCGGCGGCACGACCCGGACCGGCGCTCGCGGATCATCGACGTCACCGTCGAGATCATCGCCGAGTGCGGCATCGCCCACACCACCCACCGGCGGATCGCGGCCGCCGCGGACGTACCGCTGGGGTCGTTGACCTATCACTTCAACGGCCTGGACGACCTGCTCGCGCAGGCCTTCCGGCGGCACGCGGAACGCATGTCCCGCGCCTACGAGGCGGCCTTCGACACCGTACGCACCCGCGATGACTTCGTCGAAGCCGTCACGAACCTGATCCACAGCGACGCGGACGCCGATCCGCACGACTGGGCCGTGGCGTACGAGCTGTACCTGGCGGCGCTGCGCGACCCGGCGCTGCGCGAGGTCACGGAGTCCTGGATGCACACGAGCCGCGCGGTCCTCGAACGCTTCATCGACCCGACCACCGCCCGCGGCGTCGACGCCCTCATCGAAGGCCTGGTCATGCACAAGGTCCTCGCCACCACCCGGGGCGCCACCCGCGCCGAGACCCGGGACATCATCAGCCGCCTCGTACCCGCGGAAGCAGGATCATGACCACCACCACCCACCCCGCGTCCGCGACGGCGGCGGCCCGCGCCGTCTACATCGCCTTCATCGGCGCCGGCGTCGCCATGGCCTCATGGGCCACCCGCATCCCCCAGGTACGCGACGGGCTCGGCCTCACCCCGTCCCGCCTCGGCATGGTGCTGCTCGCCATCGCCACCGGCTCGATCATCTCGCTGGTCCTGGCCGGCCAGATCGTCGCCCGGTTCGGTTCCCGTCGCACGGTGGTCGCCATGGCGGCGCTCCTCGGCGTGGCGGTGACGACGGTCGCGCTGGGATATCCGTACGGCATCCCGCCCGTGGTCGTCGGCCTCTTCCTCTTCGGCTTCGCCAACGGCGCCTGGGACGTCGCCATGAACGTCCAGGGTGCGGTGGTGGAACGCCGGCTCGGCAAGGCGATCATGCCCCGCTTCCACGCGGGCTACAGCGTGGGCACGGTCGCGGGCGCCGCGGTGGGCGCGGCGGCGGTCGCCCTGCACATCTCGGTGACGGCTCACCTGATCGGGGCGGCCCTGCTGGTCGCGGTGGCCGTGATCGCATCGGTACGCACGTTCATCCCGGACGACGTCGACACCCCGGCCCCCGCACCGGCGGCAGCCCCGCACGGCTCCCCCGCCCAGCCGTCCACCGGCGGAACGGGCCTCACCGCCTGGCGGGAGCCCCGTACGCTGCTCATCGGCCTCTTCGTCCTGGCCTTCGCCTTCGCGGAAGGCGCGGGCATCGACTGGATCAGCGTCGCCATGATCGACGACTACGGCACGGCCGCGACGACGGGCACCCTCGCCTTCGCCCTCTTCATGACGGCGATGACCGTGGGCCGCTGGTTCGGCCCGCCGCTGCTCGACCGCTACGGCCGCGTCGCGGTGCTCCGGGTCCTGGCCGTCCTCAGCCTCACCGGCCTGCTCATCTTCATCTTCGGCCCGAACACGGCCACAGCCTTCGGAGGCGCCCTCCTCTGGGGGCTCGGCGCCTCCCTCGGCTTCCCGGTCGGCATGAGCGCCGCAGCGGACGACCCGTCCCGCGCGGCACCCCGGGTCAGCGTGGTGGCCTCGATCGGCTACTGCGCGTTCCTCGGCGGCCCGCCCCTGATCGGCTTCCTCGGCGACCACATCACGGTCCTGAAGGCCCTGACGGCGGTGGCGATGGTGCTGGCCGTGGCCACCACGATCGCCGGAGCGATCCGGCCCCTGCCGGACCCGGACCCCACGCCGCCGGAGGCTGTCGGCTCGCCGGTGACCGTCCGCGACCCCGGCTAGGACCGGGTCGTCCACGCGCCGCAGCGCGGGAGCCGACGCAAACCGAACAGGGCCGCGGCTATCCCCTCGCGCAGGAGCCGGCGCCGGGTGCGGCCATGGCCGGGTACGGCCCGCGTAGAGGTCGGTCCGCATCTCGGCTCGGCCGCGTGATGGCCTGCCCAGCCCGGTCGACGACGTTGTCGAAGCGTCTGCCTCAGCCCAGGTCGAACTCCCCGCCGCGGATGGCGTCGACGAAGGTGGTCCACTCGTCGGCCGAGAAGCGGAGCGGCGTGCCCTCCGGGTTCTTCGAGTCCCGGATCAGGTAGTCGTCGCCCACCCTGGCGACCTCCACACAGGTGCCGTTGGCGCAGCGCCGACTTCGGCGCCAGACCGGCTGTTCCGTCGACTTAGCCATGTGGTGCTCCTCCGTGACGGTTGACGGCTCCACGGTAGGCGACATCGACGGGATGCGGCAGAAGGGCGCCGGTGAGTGAACCGCACTGAACACGGGATATGCGGCTTATCGACCAATTCATCAGCCTGGTTTGACCACTTCACGCATGGATTGGCATCTCTTTCGTGCGCGAAGCGGCTGATGAGTACTCCGGAGGCCCGATTACCGCGCTCCCGCGGGCGACGGGAGTAGAAGGCCGGAGGCCACCTTGCGAAGCGCAGAGGTACATCGTCGGTTACGGACTTGCCCGAGATCGTTGCGCGATCAGTCGAATTCGCCCTGCTTGACGGCGTCGATGAAAGCGGCCCATTCCGCTGCGGTGAAACGGAGCGACGGCAGGTCCGGGGCCTTTGAGTCCCGCACGAAGTACTGACCCTCGCTCTCGGCCACCTCGACACAGGATCCGTTGGCGCACCGACTGCTCCTGCGCCACTCCAGCTTCGGAAACTCGATCATCTTCGCTCCTCCGTAGCGGGTACATGTCCCACGGTAGGCGACGTCCGCACGGGACAGCCGGATCGATGGACCGACGTGACCAGGAGGCCGGGAGCCCGGGAGGTTATGACCGCCCTGCGCACGGTTCGCATCTCCCATGCGCAGGACGGTGCGATGCCGGAACTAGAACTCGCCCGCCATCACGCCCGCGACGAAGTCCATCCACTCCTGCTCCGTGAACGCAAGCGCCGGAACTCCGGGCTGCTTGGAATCACGGACCAGGACGACGCCGTCGATCCGGGCCACCTCGACACACGAGCAATCGGCGCACCTGCTGCTTCTGCGCCACAGGGTCGGAGCACTGCTGTTCATAATGATCTGCAATTCTCGCGAGTACGCACGACCTCATCGGCCGTACGCACGTTGAATGAACTGATAACCAGGACGCAAGGTGTCCGCTTCCCTCCGCCCGACTCGCGAATCCGATCGTGTCGGTTTCGCCTCACTGCCATCCCGCCGTGCTCCGGATATGGTTGTCCTGCACGATGAATGTGGGTGACATGCTCAAGGTGTCATACTGCTACGCCACCGGCGACTCACATGGAACCGCTCGGCGCGAAATCTTGTATACCGGTTTCGCCGAGGTTCACCATTGACATCGAGAATACCGGGCGCCGCTGCCGGCCGCCAGCATTGCCGACACAATCAATACCCGGGACACTCGATATTCCTACGACTAAGGCGGCGGCCACGTCAACGAATTGCGATTGCCGGAACAAGCAGCCGGACGAGGCGTCCGTGACCGCCGGGCACAACGGGATCCGGTGAAACTCGCGAGCACGTGACGCATGGACCACGACCTCCGGGCACGCAGGTCAGCGACCTCGCCCGGACGCATCCGGGCACACCGCTTTCCCGCACGGCACAATCGAGCACAGCTGTGGATCAGAGCCGGACGGTGCACCGACCCTCGAATAGTGAAATGGCCGCCGGGATCCTCGAACAGCGAACATTCGTCGAGGAAGCCCGGACGGCCATCACATCATTCGAAGGTGAACTGACCCTCGTTGACTCCCCGTACGAAAGCATCCCACTCATCCGGAGTGAAGCGCAGCGGCGCGACAGCCGGGCTTTTGGAATCGCGGATGAGGTACTCGTCGGCAACGCGCGTCACCTCAATACAGGTGCCGTTGCTGCAATACGTGCTCTTACGCCACTCGGGCGTCTCGGTCATGGCCACGGTCTCTCCGATTCATGCGTGCCACCATTGGCACACCAGTCACATCATCAACGACTCATCAGCGGGTTGGTGATTTTGTCTCCAGTTCCTTGATACGGGTGTCGACGAAGTCGATCGTGTCGGCTTCGTTGGTCGACAGATTCCAAAGCTGTTCGAAGCGGGAGCGGTGCCGCGTGGTGACCGCCTTGTCCTCGACGATCTCGTCGGTCATGGCGTTCTCGCGGTAGAGGACCTCGCTGTCGGCTCTGTTCTCGCTCAGCGCGACGAGGTCGTAGCTCCCGTTGTTGGGGATCGGGTAGTCCAGGTCGAACGGCAGCATCCGCAGGTGAATGTGGTCCTGCGTGGCCAGCGTCTGCATCTCCTTCAGCTGGCCGGCGAAGACGGTGGGCCCACCGATCGGCCGCATGAAGACCGACTGCTCCAGAAGCACATAGACCTGTACGTCGTCCAGCCTGGCCATGAGGGTCTGGCGGCGCCGTTCCCGGGCCCGCAGCAGTACTTTGACCCGGTCGTCGCCGATGTCCTCCCGGAACTTCCCGGTCAGCGCCTCCGCGTACTGCGGGATCTGGAGGAAGCCGGGGAGGTAATAGATCGAGTAGGCGCGGATCGCCACCGCTTCGGCCTCGTACTCGATCAGGCGGCGGGTCGCGTCCGAGAGCTGGTCGCGGTACTCCTGCGCCTGGTACCAGGCCTGCCGCTGGCGCATGCGCGCGACCTTCGCCGCGGTGAGCAGGTCACTCACGCTGTCGCGATCTTTGATGCCGTAATAGCCGAGCAGCGGGCGCAGATCGTTGGGGGCGATCGTCACATCGCCGTTCTCGATCCGGATGACCTTGCTGAGGGACCACTCCATCTCGTCGGCGACCTGCTGCTGGGTCAGCCCTTTGGCCTCGCGTGCCTCACGCAAAGCCAAGCGCACGCGTCTACGCGCGACGGTGGGCGTGACGGCCTCAGTCATAGGTCCTTCAGAGTTCGATGGAGTGTCGCGCGGGAGTTCCGATGGAGAGCGACGGCTGGAGCGAGGCTGCGACCTCGCTGTCTGCCAGTACGCAGCAAGCGAGGTCGCGCGCCACTCTACTCATCGTCATATCAGAACGAACGAGCCGCTGCGCAAGGTTCATCGAAAAGAGACAAGTGAAGCGCTACGGACTCGCAGTGATCATCAGACGACTGCCAGGCCCCGTGCCGGCTGCGTCGGGCCGGTGTCCTCGATGGCCCGTCGCAAAGCCCTCGTGACCTGGTTGAACACCCGTGGATCGGGCGACGAGTAGAGAAGCACCGGCACGCCCCGGTACGTACCCTGCAGACTCCACCGCCGAGCCGACCGGCTGCCCCTCGCGGCTACCACTATCGAGGCGATGAGGATCGCAACGGCGGCCGCCGTGTAGCCGACGGCGGGTCCGGCGATGCTCCAACTTGCCACCGTCAGAGTGACGAGCCCGGCTGCCGTCGCCGCCAGGCCGGCGACGCTCGAGCCGGTCGGCTCTCCCCGTACGAGAGTGACGTCGCGGAGCTCCCGGACGGCGAACATCCGGGTGGAGCTCGGGGTGCGCCAGATGAAGTGGTCGTCGGTGAGCAGTGCGTCGGGGCCTCGGTAATAGGTGCGCATGGAGCCACTCCTTCCATTCGCTTCGCGGGGAAGGAAAGTCGCAGCCGCGGCCGCCGCTCTTCCCGCCCTGCCCGAGAAGGGTGTGCCGAGAGAGACGACGGCACCCGGTTGCCGCCGGGTGCCGGTGCTTCACCTCTCTCGTCTTCCCCCTTCTACCTGTAATCAGTACACCAGGCGAGCAAGCTGATCGCCATACCTCAACATGCCATATCGCAGATTGCGTACACGCAGCTCAGGCGGCGGCCGAGTCATCCCAGGACGACGGCGGGCGCGCGTCCTCGATCGCCCGGCGCAGTGCGCGGCTGACCTGGTTGAACACGCGGCCGTCGAACGCCTTGTAGAGCTGAACGGCCTCGCCGCGGTACACCCCCTCGAGCACCCACGCCCGGGGTCGGCCGCGCCGGTACATCGCCACGGCGGCGGCCGCGAATCCCGAGGCGCCGAGGAATGCGATGCCGTACACCAGCGAGACCGTTCCGAGCGACCATGTCGCCGCGATCAGGAGGA carries:
- the ligD gene encoding non-homologous end-joining DNA ligase: MPGAPLSPMLATAGPLPAGAGWSYEFKWDGVRVLASFAAGGPPQLWARSGASVTPAYPELTALALPPDTVLDGEMVVLDAAGRPSFTSLAERMHVRDTGKAARLAVTLPATYMIFDLLRYDGAWLLDLPYEERRARLERLDLGAGPWMVPPAFPDGAATAAAARENSLEGVVAKRLGTPYLPGARSPDWIKVKFDRTGDYVIGGWRSGARQLGGLLVGVPGPDGRMLFRGRVGGGIGAAAERELLSVLEPLATRESPFTPGAVPREDARGAHWVSPDLVVEVRYGNRTPDGRLRFPRFLRLRPDKTPAECVEDDDGG
- a CDS encoding Ku protein, producing MRAIWKGAVSFGLVSIAVKLYSATEEKDIRFHQVHRTDGGRIKYQRTCSIDGEVVSYDDIAKGYDIGGGEMVILTDEDFAELPLTTSRAIDVLQFVPAEQIDPLLFAKSYYLEPEGQAAKPYVLLRDALTEADRVAIVKIALRQREQLATLRVHDDVLVLNTMLWPDEVRTPDFGFLDDDIETRPAELAMASSLIDSMAGSFKPEEFTDNYRAALQEVIDAKVEGREVVAPEEAEEAPAAAVDLMAALKASVERAKAARGEAAEATPIKKAAPAKKAAAKKTTAAKKTTPAKKAAKKAS
- a CDS encoding NUDIX domain-containing protein, with amino-acid sequence MALTWAESYLGRVRTSVGDTDTLLFVGARGVILDEQGRLLLIQRSDNRRWAIPAGAMELGESMEECAIREVWEETGLRATSLTPFAFYSAYTYTNEWGHTYQQILMSFRIHTWEGELQKVTEESVDAGFFPLEALPGPKSMVIDETLADLAAFESTGRMVLK
- a CDS encoding MFS transporter, with product MTDRPRRRLGLDLTPLRTSRDFRLVFFGGSVSGIGSFITYVTIPYQVARLTDDPLMVGLLGVCELVPLLVMAFVGGALADFLDRRLLVRGGELALAGLCAVLLLNALGDRPHLWLLFLVAALTATVDGIQRPALEAMVPRLVRREELPATMALRGLGMQVAQLGGPALAGVLIASVDLTLVYAFDLATFAFSVTCLTLVKAVPPPPDADRPSLRSVATGLRYARSRQELLGTYLVDINAMFFGMPQALYPFLATQLGGPRVLGLLYAAPAAGALLATLASGWTGRVHRHGLMVIIAAALWGVGIVGAGLSDMLWLTLFCLAFAGAADMISGIFRMVIWSQTIPDHLRGRLAGIEMLSYTTGPLLGQLRSGLMARGRLGVPGSIWVGGVLCIIGTAALALALPKFVRYDARDHLTPTAS
- a CDS encoding geranylgeranyl reductase family protein yields the protein MYTALIVRLAHVVAEWDVAVVGGGPGGLAAAHAAASAGARTIVLERAEHPRYKTCGGGLIGTSLGLAGPRLTVPARDTITAITFTDRGRHGVTRRSPRPLLTMVRRDDFDFAWYKAAVAAGTHVRQNAQVRAIDQDEASATVVLAGGEVVRARTVIGADGSAAISSRHVGVTFDQQDLGLEVEVAATAADRAAYRGRVVLDWGPVPGSYGWVFPKDDELTVGVIMAKGRGAETKQYLSQFLAQLGLQDRRVVRDSGHLTRCRSAGSPVRRGRVIVVGDAAGLLEPWTREGISFALRSGTWAGEVAARADAPDGLAEYDALVERHLAPEMAAGRRLLRVFEQHQRLMHTAMRTPIGWRAFEKFCRGELSMADVVHRPAIRIAAGLLGG
- a CDS encoding sugar O-acetyltransferase yields the protein MTGPSMRERMLAGELYIADDPELFRDMERATSLRHRINTMDPTDRPTLRALFTELLGAYGEDSEIRPPFSCDYGYQTFIGARTFANFGLMCLDVARITIGDDVQIGPNVQLLTPTHPVAAGPRRQKWEAALPITIGDNVWLGGGAIVLPGVTIGDNTVVGAGAVVTRDLPANVVAVGNPARIIREVEP
- a CDS encoding TetR/AcrR family transcriptional regulator codes for the protein MTAPSRPVRRHDPDRRSRIIDVTVEIIAECGIAHTTHRRIAAAADVPLGSLTYHFNGLDDLLAQAFRRHAERMSRAYEAAFDTVRTRDDFVEAVTNLIHSDADADPHDWAVAYELYLAALRDPALREVTESWMHTSRAVLERFIDPTTARGVDALIEGLVMHKVLATTRGATRAETRDIISRLVPAEAGS
- a CDS encoding MFS transporter — its product is MTTTTHPASATAAARAVYIAFIGAGVAMASWATRIPQVRDGLGLTPSRLGMVLLAIATGSIISLVLAGQIVARFGSRRTVVAMAALLGVAVTTVALGYPYGIPPVVVGLFLFGFANGAWDVAMNVQGAVVERRLGKAIMPRFHAGYSVGTVAGAAVGAAAVALHISVTAHLIGAALLVAVAVIASVRTFIPDDVDTPAPAPAAAPHGSPAQPSTGGTGLTAWREPRTLLIGLFVLAFAFAEGAGIDWISVAMIDDYGTAATTGTLAFALFMTAMTVGRWFGPPLLDRYGRVAVLRVLAVLSLTGLLIFIFGPNTATAFGGALLWGLGASLGFPVGMSAAADDPSRAAPRVSVVASIGYCAFLGGPPLIGFLGDHITVLKALTAVAMVLAVATTIAGAIRPLPDPDPTPPEAVGSPVTVRDPG
- a CDS encoding DUF397 domain-containing protein; protein product: MAKSTEQPVWRRSRRCANGTCVEVARVGDDYLIRDSKNPEGTPLRFSADEWTTFVDAIRGGEFDLG
- a CDS encoding DUF397 domain-containing protein, whose translation is MIEFPKLEWRRSSRCANGSCVEVAESEGQYFVRDSKAPDLPSLRFTAAEWAAFIDAVKQGEFD
- a CDS encoding DUF397 domain-containing protein, encoding MNSSAPTLWRRSSRCADCSCVEVARIDGVVLVRDSKQPGVPALAFTEQEWMDFVAGVMAGEF
- a CDS encoding DUF397 domain-containing protein yields the protein MTETPEWRKSTYCSNGTCIEVTRVADEYLIRDSKSPAVAPLRFTPDEWDAFVRGVNEGQFTFE
- a CDS encoding helix-turn-helix domain-containing protein is translated as MTEAVTPTVARRRVRLALREAREAKGLTQQQVADEMEWSLSKVIRIENGDVTIAPNDLRPLLGYYGIKDRDSVSDLLTAAKVARMRQRQAWYQAQEYRDQLSDATRRLIEYEAEAVAIRAYSIYYLPGFLQIPQYAEALTGKFREDIGDDRVKVLLRARERRRQTLMARLDDVQVYVLLEQSVFMRPIGGPTVFAGQLKEMQTLATQDHIHLRMLPFDLDYPIPNNGSYDLVALSENRADSEVLYRENAMTDEIVEDKAVTTRHRSRFEQLWNLSTNEADTIDFVDTRIKELETKSPTR
- a CDS encoding DUF6232 family protein translates to MRTYYRGPDALLTDDHFIWRTPSSTRMFAVRELRDVTLVRGEPTGSSVAGLAATAAGLVTLTVASWSIAGPAVGYTAAAVAILIASIVVAARGSRSARRWSLQGTYRGVPVLLYSSPDPRVFNQVTRALRRAIEDTGPTQPARGLAVV
- a CDS encoding DUF6232 family protein; translated protein: MRLYYRGPDAMVTSEHFVHRTPSATRAFQVRDLRNVCITQAENSRLPVAYAAGAAVLLIAATWSLGTVSLVYGIAFLGASGFAAAAVAMYRRGRPRAWVLEGVYRGEAVQLYKAFDGRVFNQVSRALRRAIEDARPPSSWDDSAAA